The DNA region tcacagggcagttctatttttacctttttgagaacctctatactgttttccacagtggctgcaccagtttgcgttcccaccaagagtgcaagagggttcccttttctccaccttcttgccaacacctgttgtctcttctgttgctgattttagtcagtctgacaggtgtgaggttgtatctcactgtggttttgacttgtttttccctgatgcccagtgatattgagcatcttttcatgtctgttagccatctggatgtcttccttggaaaaatgtctgttcatgtcctctgcccatttcttaactggattatttgtgttttgggtgttgagtttggtaagttctttatagatttgggataCTAACCCTTATTGGATACGTcgtttgcaaatatgttctccccttcctttggttgcctttagttttgttgatggtttccttcactgtgtatggtggaagtcctagccacagcaatcagaaaacaaaaagaaataaaaggcattcaaatgaAGGGCAttcaaaaggaagaagtaaaactttcactatttgcagatgacatgatactctatacagaaaacccaaaagactccaccaaaaaactgctagaactgataaacaaattcagtaaagtggcaagatacaaaatcaatgtacagaaatccattgtgtttctacacaccaataatgaagcagcagaaagagaaattaaggaatcaatcccctttataattgcacccaaaataataagatacctaggaataaacttaaccaaagaggtgaaagacctgtactctgaaaactataaaacactggcaaaagaaattgatgatgacacaaagaaatggaaagacattccatgctcacggattggaagaacaaatattgttaaaatgtctatgctatctagAGCAACCTACACGTTCAATGCAATTCTTACCAAAATATCAAtagcgtttttcacagagctaaaacaaaaattcctaaaatttgtatggaaccacaagagattgtgaatagccaaagcaaccttgcagggggaaaaaagagcaaagttggaggcatcacaattccaggcttcaagttatattacaaagctgaagtcatcaaggcagtatggtactggcacaaaaacagacacacagaccaatggaatagactagaaagcccagaaatataaCCACAACTaaatgatcaattaatcttcacaaagcaggaaagaataattcagtgggaaaaacatagtctcttcaacaaatgatgttgggaaaactgaacagcaccATGCAGAATTAAACTgcaccactctcttacaccaaacacaaaaataaactcaaaatgattaaaaacctaaatgtgaaactagaaaaaactagaaaaatcctagaggaaaacagaggcagtaacctctttgacatcagccataacaacttctttttagatatgtctcctgaggcaagggaaataaaagcaaaaataaacaattgattTAGGTCTTctcaaatgtctttcttttttaaaaatttttatttatttgtcagagagagagagagcacaaacagggggaatggcaggcagagggagaagcaggctccctgctgagcaaggagcccaatgcagaactcaatcccaggaccctgggatcatgacctaagccaaaggcagacacttaaccaactgagccacacaggcatccccccaaatgtttttctttctttcttttcttaaatttaaattcaattagccaacatacagtacatcattagtttttgatgtagatgCCATGTTTACAGATTAGAAGACATATCATTATAAAGGTTTCACTTATCCCAAGTGGTCTATAGTTtcagtgtggggcacctgggtggctccgtcagttaagagtctgcctttggctcaggtcatgatcctgaggtcctggattaagtcccacatcggtctccctgctcagtggggagcccacttctccctctccttctgcctctccctctgctggtgctcatgctctctctcactcactcatgctccctctctcaaataaataaataaataaaatctttttttttaaagttagtttcAGTGCAaatccaatcaaaatcccaattgTATATTTAAGCCTGATGAGCCAGTTCtgaaatttatgtggaaatgcaaaggactaaAACTAAATAAGGCATTCCTGAGGAAGTATAAAAATGAAGGATTTACTTTACCAGAATACTAAATATTAGGATTTATAAAAGCTGTTCGATGAGAGACAAATAGACtattggaacagaatagagagacaaggggcacctgggtggcacagcggttaagcgtctgccttcggctcagggcgtgatcccggcgttacgggatcgagccccacgtcaggctcttccactatgagcctgcttcttcctctcccactccccctgcttgtgttccctctctcgctggctgtctctatctctgtcaaataaataaataaaatctttaaaaaaaaaaaaaaagaatagagagacaAGTAGAtccatgtatatttgaaaatttaaagcaaatctGCAGGGGAAAGAATTAATGTTTGAATACAGGATGCAGAGAGAATTGATTATGTggtgaaaataaattttagatgCATTAAGATTAAGAAACACATGTAAATAAAACCATGTCAACTatgctcaaataaaaaatttgggggggggagggacagagggcaagggacagagagaatctttttttgagagagagagagaaagaagggagagagacagagcatggtGAGGGAGACAAAGAATCTCAAGGAGGATCCGTGAACAGCacggagcccaacctggggcgtCATCTCATGGCatgggatcagggcctgagccgaaatcaagagtgactaagccacccaggtgcccctcaaataaaaaaaatttaaacagatttaaatatgaaaagcaaaattatgAAATTGTTAGAAGCAATACAGAAAGATACCTTAATAACTTGGAGTAGAGAAGGATTTATTAAATATGAtacaaaaaacacaaaccataaaggagaaagttaataaatgtagctatactaaaattaagaatttctgtttgCCAAAAGACAACACAATGAGTTGAGTGAAAAAACAAGGCACAAattgggagaagacatttgcaactGATAAAACTGATAACAGCTCAGTATCCAGGATATATACTTATACACatcagttagaaaaaaaatcagtaggggcacctgggtggctcagtcggttgagcgtctgacttcggctcaggtcatgatcccagggtcctgggatcgagccccacgtcgggctcccagctcaacagggagtctgcttctccctctccctctgcttgtgtgctctctctctcacttgctcactctctcttaaataaataaaatcttctttaaaaaaaaaagaaaaaatcagaaaaagaggcaaaaactAGAATATGcacttcacagaaaaagaaagctaaataGCCAATTAacctatttaaaaatgttctatctttttaaaaaagttctatCTCATTGATAGTTaaggaaatgcacattaaaaccatAATGTAATACCATATACCCTCACTCATGAGACTGGTAATCAAAGTGTTGGTGAGAACATGAAGCAAGAGGAATACACTTACTGTggatgagaatgtaaattggtataatcactttggaatacaaaattataacaaaaataccccatgattcaaaaaattaaaataaacaattgggacttcatcaaaataaatagcttctgcatagtgaaggacactatcaacaaaactaaaaggcaacctatggaacagaagatatttgcaaatgacatatctgataaagggttaatatccaaaatctatgaagaacttataaaactcaacacccaaaaaatgaaaatccaatttaaaaatgggcagaagacatcaatagacattttcccaaagaagacatacagatggccaacagatacatgaaaagttgctcaccatcactgatcatcagggaaatacaaatatctTTATTGTTTTGGCATTTTACAATCAGGATTACTTTCTCTTAGTAGATACGATGGCTTCCTCACTGATCAGGATCAAAGGTCTAATGATCATCTCAAACCAATGAGATAATCACATTATAGCAGttttatacattataaaactGAGTATAGTTAATGCTGATGTTGCCCTGCACTGACACAGTGTATCAGTGACAGGTCTCAGGAATTACTAGAGTATGAAAGAATAGCtctccacatacacacaccatgtCATACACTTGGCTTGTCTCTAAAGTGCAATTCACATGGCCCTAACTATGAGATCAGGCGGACTCAAGTCTCTGATATAATCACAGACATATTGGTCCTCTCCCTGATCTACCCAACTTCTCCCACTTCTCTTCTGACATTTCAGTATCGGTATCACCCTTGCCTTGGGACAGCTTGTGAGGATCCCACCAAAAATACCAGGCTTAGGAATTAGAACTCATTTTCAAAACATCACAGGGCtattcaaagaataaatcaagTTTCAACCCAAAATTAAGATGAACTTACCCATTAAGCTCTCTAGTCATTCTAGAAGAACTTGCTTATGCAAGAATCAGACATTCTGGCTCACCCAGTATTTATCTCATTTTGACTCATTCTAGAAACCTCAGTCCATGCAGGCGACACAGTCACAGAAGAGAAGGTGTTCTATGTATGAGTTTCCTCAAGGCTCCCTTCATGtccctgttcctcaggctgtagatgaaggggttcatcATTTGAGGGACAACAGTGTACATCATTGAAACCACCGCAGTGTTTCTGGAAGAGTCAGTAAGAGCAGAACTAATGTACACCCCCAAACCTGTCCCATAGAACAAAGACACAACTGACAGGTGAGAACCACAGGTGGAAAAAGCTTTATACTTTCCACCTGCTGATGGCATTCTCAAAACAGAGGACACTATCCGAGTGTAAGAGAAAATGATTCCACACAGAGGAATACCACCAAATACGCTAGTTGCAAAATATATCAGGATGTTATTGATGAGGGTGTCAGAACACGCAAGCTTGATGACCTGAACCACTTCGCAGAAGAAGAGAGGGATGTCAAAGTCTGTGCAGAAGGTCAGCTGCAACACCATCAGACTGTGCATCAGAGCATCCACAATGATAATAAACAGGGGGAGTAGAACCAGCAGGCCACACAGGTGGGAGTTCATGATGACTGCGTACCTCAATGGATGAcaaatggccacatagcggtcataggccattaCTGCAAGAAGACTACTTTCTAAACTTGCAAAAACCAGGACAAAGCAAATCTGGGTGAGGCAGCCTGTATAAGTGATGCTCTGATTCTGTGTTTGGATGTTCACCAGCATCTTCGGGATGGTGGTTGTGCTTAAACAGATGTCATTAATAGAcaggttggagaggaagaagtacatgggggtgtggaggtgggactCAGAGCTGACAGCCAGAatgatgagcaggtttcccaGGATGGTGACCAGGTACATGGACAGGAGCAGGATGAATAGGGGGAACTGCAGTTCTGGATCCTCTGTCACGCTCATGAGAAGGAATTCTGAAACATGTGTATCATTTCCAGGTTCCATATTGTTGATGAATCTGATGGAAAAGATGGAGTCAGTCAAATGTGAATTTCCTAGACCAGGAAGAGGAGCATCACTAGAGGCAAAAACCATCTTGGGATGGGATGGAGACTAATAGAGAGGAATAAGAGATGGGTGCCTTCTGTATGtatattattctgtttctttaaaaataataaaaacctgggatgcctgggtggctgttggttaagcgtctgcctttggctcaggtcgtgatcccagggtcctgggattgagccccacgtcggtctccctgctcagcgggaagcctgcttctccctctgcctgctgctccccctgcttgtgctctctctctgacaaataaataaataaaaacctttaaaaaataataataaaatctgaagCTGATATAGCAGAGCATAAACAATTGTTAAGTCTGGAGAGGATGAAcatatagtcatttttaaaaattacactgtTTATGATGCtctgtttatttaaaacatttggtaattttaggggcacctaaAATACCAattgtggctcagtcagttaagcatctgacttcagctcaggtcaagatctcagagtcctgggattgagccctatgtcaggattttctctctccctctccctctgcccctcctcctgctcatgctctctctctttctctgtctctctttctcttaaatgaataaatagaatcttttttaaaaataaactgatatGTAGAATGTAAACAGCTTGTAATGTTTAATTTCTTGATCAGACTTAGTAATTATGTGGGTTTATTCCACTTTAAGAAAATTCATCAATTAGTGCAactttctttgtgtttgttacacttcaataaaaatgtttacttctgggggaaaaaaacatttggtaattttataaaaagaaacagactggGAAGGCACCTGAAGATTCtgtctggggggcacctgggtggcacagtcagttaagcctccaaccttggtttcagctcaggtcatgaactcagggttgtgagatcatgccctgctttgggctccatactcagcagggggtcttcttgagatgctctctctctaaaataataaatcttaaaaaaaaattctgtctggATCTCTAGAGACTTCAGAGGCAGACAACTGAGATAATACATAGATATGTCAAGAACCAAGAATGAGAAGATAAGGTAAACGTTTCCCAAACTTCCTGCCCTCTTACCACTATAAGATTATAAGTAAATGTCAGAAAAATTTATAATGATcaagttttttaaactttattttttttaaagattttatttctttgagagagagagaacacgagcacgTGGACcaacagacggagagggagaagcaggctctctgctgagcaaggagcccaatgcagggctcgattccaggatcctgggatcatgacctgagtgaaaggcagacacttaacctactgagccagccaggcacctcaacagtcatgttttttaaaagacaaatttctACTCAGGAAGAAATGGTCCTGGCCATACAAGTGAGGGAAAAGTATTAGTAAATGGAATGATGGCAAAAAGCACAAGGAAACATGTGAAGATAAGACAGGTGGGAGGACCATGGGTGACTTGGTTTCAATCATCTGGTGTTTGTACTCTCTTCACAGCTGCCCCGGATGAACCTTTAGTAAGACATTTGACCCCATTTCCAAACACTGAGTAAGGGCTATTAGGTTACCTGGTTGGCATCATGGTGGAATGATGACTGACATTTCTGATGTACCTTGTGGAAGATCTGCTCTCAGGAAGTGCAGAGGGATTGAGAGAGACCCGGGCTCCTGAGCAAGAGGGATCATCTATGGGAGAGGCTTAGGTGTGCTACTACTTTTCATCTTGAATGAGGTGGTCACAGGCAGACTGTAGTCTCCGTATCCCTAGAGGTTCAATTTCCAAAGCTCCTCATTAACTAAGCAATTTTTTTGTCACAGACATCCCAGGGCAGTGTAAATCCTTAAAGATCAACACTCTAGAACAGTGGGATTCAGGATGGTGCGTTCCTGACCCTAGGAGACCAGGTGTACATCATGTACATCTGGTCTGTTCATCTCCATTTCAAATGCTTTGCAAATACAGACACACTCCTTCTCTAATTgaatttcagtcttctttttttaggTATTAATGAAGGGATCTCTATCCAATGAATGACACCAGTAAGTCTGATACCAATTTTAGTTGTGAAAATATAGTTTGTATATATTGATAtgagtaatacattttaaaatatagctgaggggcacctgggtggcagagcggttaagcgtctgccttctgctcagggcgtgatcccggcgttatgggatcgagccccacatcaggctcctccgctatgagcctgcttcttcctctcccactccccctgcttgtgttccctctctcgctggctgtctctatctctgtcaaataaataaataaatttaaaaaatctaaaaaataaaaaaataaaaaaataaaatatagctgAGTTGTTGTAAAATGGGGAACTCTCaaaagtttttcttctaagagtcaCTGTTTCCTGGAGCTTAATCTTCCTTGTGTATATTTATAAGTAGATTCTAATTTATCCTGTGTGACAATTTGTCTCTAGTCAATGAAGAAAAATCTGttacttctttttatatatttgtaactattttttctaattttttcacaatattttcaaTGTACATATTTGTTCACTCTAGGGGACTGTGGGTTAAATTTATCTAAAGAACTCAGatgaattaataagaaaaacataaacagCTCAGCAGAAATACCACatagatatatttaaaagaaagggaagctcacgttgaaaccataaaaatcctagaagaaagcacgggtagtaatttctctgacgtcagccatagcaactttgtctagatatgcctcctgtggcaaggaaaacaaatgaaccattgaacattatatcaaaaactaatgatgtactatactttggctaattgaatttaaataaaaaaataaatacgaaGAAAGCAAAATTGagctattgggattacatcaaaatgaaaagtttctgcacagctaaggaaacaatcaacaaaacaaaaaacaacctactgAGAAgacgtatctgataaggggttagtatccaaaatatgcaaataacttacacaactcaaccaGAAAAAcgaataatccaatcaaaaaatgggcagaggacatgaatagacatttctccaaagaagacagacagttggccaacagatacatgaaaagatgctcaacatcactaatcatcaggaaaatgcaaatcaaaaccacaatgagatgtcacctcacacatgtcagaatgactaaattcaaaaatacaagaaacaacaggtgttggcaaggatgtggagaaaaaggaagcttcACATactggttggtgggaatgcaagctggtgcagcccctgtggaaaacagtacggagattcatcaaagaattaaaaatggaattaccatatggtccagtaattccactactaccgtatttacccaaagaatccaaaaatactcattcaaaaagatacatgcactcctatatttattacagcattatttacaatagccaaattatggaagcaacccaagtgtccattcatagatgaatggataaagaagatgtggtatatatatatatatatatatatatatatatatatatatatatataatggaatatttctcagccataaaaaacaatgaaaccttcccatttgcaacaacatgacaagatttgtcagagaaagacaaataccatatgatttcacccacaggtagaatttaagaaacaaaacaaaccatcaaagaaaaagacagacaggGCACCTTGCTgaagaggttaagcatctgcctttggctcaggtcatgatcccagaatcctgggattgagtcccacatgcgaggactctgctctctctcttcctctacccctcccctcaactcgtgctctctctctcgcttgctctctgtctcaaataaataaataaaatcttaaaaaaaaaaaaaaagaaagaaaaagagagaccaaaaaaaaaccactcttaaatatagagaataaagtggtggttgccagaaggaaggtgggtggaaggatgggtgaaataggtgaggcagatgaagagtacatttatcatcatgagcactgaataatgtatagaataaTGAATCATtctattgtatacctgaaactaatataatactgtacattaactgtactggaatttaaaaaaattttttaaagattttatttatttatttgacagagatagaggcagccagcgagagagggaacacaagcagggggagtgggagaggaagaagcaggctcctagcggaggagcctgatgtggggctcgatcccataacgccgggatcacaccctgagccaaaggcagacgcttaatcgctctgccacccaggcgccccctggaattaaaattttttaattaaaaattataaataacaaaagaaaagaaagttaatatGTGAAGATGTCCGGCCACATAACAGTAAGATATGccaattaataaattatttttactccCACCAGGTTATCAGTAACCTTGAAAGTACACTGATGATGATATAGATTATCAGGACCTTCTGATGTGTGTAATTGACTCTCTTATTTCCACCAAGGGACATATATGAGAATATTCCAACAGGTTTATTCATAATAACAGAAAACTAGTTACAAACAAAATTTCCATCAATATTGGACAGGATACCTACTTTGAAAAGTCACCATATATCATATAAAAACACAGAGGattggaaataaattatttactgaTATGCCCAACAATGTGATTAAATATCAGAGTAcaataatgagaaaaacaattaaGATGAAAATtcatacattaaatttttaacaaGTTTGAAAAGAGGCAAATTTATAAACTGAGCAGGAACATATATCAGGGTGATAAGACAATGACATTTAATTCCATTGCCAGTTTCATAGGCCAAATATGATCAAATACTTGAAATTTCATAGAATTCAACCCAAAAGAAGAACTTCAAGGAAAATAAGTACACAAGTCAGAAGTGGTTGCACCTAAAATGGGGAGAGGGTGATGTGAGTGGCAGATCACATTGTTCTTTTGAACCCCTGGGTAGGTATAAATGTTCTTATTATGTGACTCTTCTTTCAAAGCTACAGGTAGATTTTATGCACTATTTAGTATATAcaacattaaaaagcaaaactgaagaaAGATCTGACATCTTCCTAACTCTAAACACGTTCTCCCatatggttttttctttctttgctctttttttctttttaagattttatttagttatttgagagagagagagagagagagagagagcacaagtggtggtgggggggggggatgcagagggagagggagaagcatgctcctgGCTGAACAGGGAGAccaacgcagggctctatcccacaaccctgggatttCCCACAACCTCCTGCAGAGGTcaagggagaagctgacttcccactgagcagggagccccatgtggggggcttgatctcaggaccctgagatcataacctgagctgaaggcagaaacttaaccaactaagccacccaggcacccttctttccattttttttttttaattaaaatgggtCATGCTTTGAAAAAACTCTCAAATATAGTTCTGAGTGTAAAAATGCatgcacaggggtgcctgggtggctcagttggttaagcatctgccttcggctcaggtcatgatctcagggtcctgagatcaagccccccacatagggctccctgctcagtgggaagtcagcttctccctcgccctctccctccGCGGCTcctcccccttgtgctctctcgcttgcgctctctcaaataaataaaatctttaaaaaaaagaaaagtgcatgCACATCCCTCAAATGTCTCCCCAGAGGTTCAGTCAGTCGTTCTTGCTGGAGTCAGGGAAACCTCAGTATGAACAAAGGTCTCGGGTGATTTACCTCCGCAGCTGTCCTGTGGGCTTCAATAGAGGTACCGTCTCACTAGAGACACTTGCAGTGCCAGGCAGGGAGCTGTTTCTCAGCTGTGGTGCTGAAAATAAAACCATCACTCAATCTCCAATAACAAGTTCTCCAGCAACTCCTTTGATTCTCCTGAGACCTCCACTGTTTAACCTTTTCCTAATGTATGGAccttcttttctgtgtttatgGGGAAGAAAATTGTCCTAATCTTGAcaatttcccttttctccactctTACCCTCAATAACcccttgtcaaaaaaaaaaagagagagagagagaggcatttcTCCATAGAATAACTTTACTAATaaagacacatttaaaatatttgcattacaGCCTTAAGACTGCACCCAATCTCTATTACATTAatgatataattaattttattcaacTATGTCTCTCCATCAGAGATATGTAAGAAACACAGCAGTAAAAGATGACTaaggacaaaaatgaaaactcagaTACA from Ursus arctos isolate Adak ecotype North America unplaced genomic scaffold, UrsArc2.0 scaffold_14, whole genome shotgun sequence includes:
- the LOC113242643 gene encoding olfactory receptor 7G1-like, whose protein sequence is MEPGNDTHVSEFLLMSVTEDPELQFPLFILLLSMYLVTILGNLLIILAVSSESHLHTPMYFFLSNLSINDICLSTTTIPKMLVNIQTQNQSITYTGCLTQICFVLVFASLESSLLAVMAYDRYVAICHPLRYAVIMNSHLCGLLVLLPLFIIIVDALMHSLMVLQLTFCTDFDIPLFFCEVVQVIKLACSDTLINNILIYFATSVFGGIPLCGIIFSYTRIVSSVLRMPSAGGKYKAFSTCGSHLSVVSLFYGTGLGVYISSALTDSSRNTAVVSMMYTVVPQMMNPFIYSLRNRDMKGALRKLIHRTPSLL